The segment TGTGGCGACGATATTCCCAAATTCCCAAACATGCTCTCTGAACCCCGCCCGGCACGATAGCTAGCGTGTATTATCAAATCGAAGCTTTCATCTTTTATCTTTTTACGGCTCATTTTACTGTCCACGCAAAGATAAAGGCTGCTGATGATAAGGCTCGGTTTCCGTGTAACGTTTCAATATCGGGCTTTTAAGAGGGCCGTCATGGCACTTGAGTAGATGTTTCTGGTATCTGTGCTGAAGTATGTTTCTACGAAGTATTGTGACGGATCTATGTTCGTTCTAGAGGTCGGTCACTTTTTTCAACATGCAGTCATGATGATAGAACATAGAAACAGTGTCAATGATTATGTTGACAATTAGTCTGTATATCATTAGCCTTATAGCATAGTCGCCCAAGTATTATTTGaaggtttcatgaaaaaaaaaagatcattttagcaaatatatttgcaggtttttttttttttcttttctttttcttcatagATTTGgtaacagtaagttaaaaatgctaTGAGGGTCACGATTTGatgagaaaatgagagaaatcAAAGacatttgtgaaaaatgtgacattttaacGGGCCATGTTTTCACGTAAGCACGTAACGCTTCACATCAAAAAAAGTTTGGATGAATGATTTCCAGGTATGCCGGGATTTTGTCAGTAAGGCTGTATATTGTTTGCCTATCAGCGTAAGTGTCAAAGTcgtatttgaacattttaggaaaacaagaacgttttttttttattctcataacagtaacagtaaattaaaaatgacttcattcttCCAGCagcttgtatttgtttgtgttccaGTTCATGTTAGCGGGAGGCCATTTTCAGAGTCCGCATGGGTCTAATAACCCCAAACTCTCGAGTGTGTTTTGTTCCCGCACTGCCAAAACCACAGCGGGGAAGACGTGCAATCTGCTAATAGATGTCCGCTTGTGTCCAATCTATGCTAATAGAGAGAGTTAGCGGTCACATTGTACTCCAAACAATACAgtcaactactttttttttgttgatctCTGACTAGAACTGCCCCAATCCAGTACAAATGGACGACTCAAGTGCAGTCTGTGGTGGGCTGTGCGTTTGGTGCCTATGTCATGTCGCCATTATCGAAACCATCAAAACcattccccaaaaaagaaaagaaaagaaaatgcattgCAACAGTTGTGCCGCGTACATCACCCGGAGCAGTTCACGCTGAATATTTGTCGAATCacgtgacaaaaacatttttgaaaaatgtaaataaaagacCACGCACCAAAGATGCTAATTGCAGACATTTTTAATTGGCAGACATTTTTTCTCCAAGCAACCAATCAAAATCAGTTTGCGACAAACCAGGCGGAGTCACACGTCAAATGCAAGGTCTTGACGAGGGCTTCGCACGTGTGGCCTTCTTCAGTCGATATGTTGTCGTGCGGTGCCGCAATGACCAGAAAAGGTGGCATTTTAACAGGATGAtggcaaaaacaaagcaaagcagaGCGATTGAGAAAACCAGGGGAAAGGTCTCCAACGATGATTTTAGTCTTCTTCTTAAGTCGTCAAAAGAAAATGCTACGTGAGCTAAATTGCTTCCAAGGGAGACGGAACAGCGGCCGTCATTGAGTGACTGGCTAATTCACTGAATTTCCGCTAAGCGCTGATGTTAGCTAGCGGGCTAGGCCTTATGTTTTTGCTAAATTACTTCAAGACACTCGCTTTCTGCCACGTCGAAGTTCCCTCTTGCCTTttgtttataaacatttaaaagatgCTCAATTAGCTTCCTCTCATGAGAGCGAAGGCCACGTGGAAAATAGCGTGTGTAGCGTTGGGGCAAAACGGCACACGTGCTTGCGTGTTTGTGCGACTGCCGTCTTCCAGCCAGGCCGGCGGCCTCCGACCTTTTGGCCAAGTCGCGTAATTAAGCGAAAGCGGGGGGAGCCGCGAGGGCGAGCTGCTCCGCATTCTTCGCAGTGCGCGTCGCCCATTAAGGCGTTCATTAAACGCAGCTTAACTCGGCCGGCGAGCAGGAAATGCGATGGAATTAGCCTCACGCTGCGTTTCCACCGACGGCGGGGTCCGAGCGGCTGACGGGCCAATCGGAAGACGAGGGACGCACGCCGGGATTTTTGGTGGCGTAACGCGCCGGAAAATAACACAAACCACTGGAGCCGGAAAACTTCACACTGATACAGTTAAGAAGGTTTCAATGAAAGAAAGCAAACTCTAATACAAGAAACAGTTTTAGCTCGAGTGGCGCCTGGACAACATCCCTTTGATGCCAAAAAGGTTTGAATTGACCGAACGCTCACCATATTTCCGACACGGTTCTTTATGGTGCTTCTGCATCCTAAACAAACGAACACGATGTACGGTTTTATTGCTCACGTTCCAATCGAAACATTTGAGCTGGAGTAATGCCGAGAAAACGTTCCAGTGACACAGGACAAGGGAAATTTCAATGACGGACACGCATGGTCTCTGTGATATGATTCTTTATGATCATTTTGCACAGCATACAGTTTGCGCTCGTTGCACTGATGCGGGACCAATCATGATTCAATGACTGATTCAAATGTCATCTCGGtgattcttttccatttttcattgagtacaTACAACAAATGACACTACAATATACAGTTTTCAGAACATCGGAAcagtttagcaaaaaaaaaaaaaagacatgatttgatttcttctttttgctCGTATGATCCTATAGCACATATACTACGCCACGATATCGAGTTTTGGCTCGAGTGCCGCCTAGAAAGCATCCATCCCACTCATGCAGGAGGAGCAAGCGTTTGAAAACACGTTGATTTTTGCCAGCAGTCTCTCGTTTCCAAAGTGAAAAGGATCGTTTATCGCTGGGTTCCGATGTGCTCCGGCGCTCCTCCTTCATACGTACTCGGCCCGGGCCAGCACTGTGTTCATCACCTGGTACCTCCTCTGCGGGCCGGCCGGAAGGGGCGGCGCCCGggcggccgagcgcgacccgAGCACCAGGAGGAGGCCGGCCACCACCAGGAGGAAGCCCCCCGCCCACCCGCAGAACAGGGAGTCGCCGAACTCCCAGCGCGGCACCACGTCGGGCAGCGTGTCGTCGAAGAAGCGCACCACGGCCAGGTGGGCCACGTACGAGACGGGGATCAAACACAGGACCCCGGAGAGCATCCCCATCAGCCCGCCCGCCGTGCCCAACGTCCTCTTGGCGCCGTCCTCCTCGCACCCGTTGACCAGCGACAGCCCGGGGATGGCCACCAGGAAGCCCAGGGCGCCCAGGGCCAGGGAGGCGCAGGTGAGCACACGGCCCAGCTTGAGGTCCGGGGAGAGGCCCAGGAGGCTGTCGTAGGCCCGGCACTCCATGCCGCCCGTGTCCTGGACCACGCACGTCTCCCACAGGCCCAGCTCGTAGCTCTCCACGGGCAGCAGCGACGTGGACATGCTGAGCCAGCGCGGGGTCACGGCCGCCCCGAGGACGCACAGCCAGGCCCCGGCGTACAGCAGCATGCCCAGCAGCTCCAGGGCGCGGGCGCACTCGTCCATCGGATCGCTCGCTAAGAGGTCGGAGGGCCCGGGAGCTCGTGGCGCCGAGTGCTGCCGCTCGGACTCGGAGGAGAGCTCATCCTCTACTgcggggagggagggaggcgaGCCGGGGGCCGGCCCTCCCCTCTGCGGCCCTCCTGCTCCCTGTGCCAATGggcggcggaggggggggggggggcagagctGCTCATTTGACCGTAGCAAAAGTACCACCGTTCTGTTCTTAAGTTCGACTGCGGATAGATTCTGGAAagaataatggcatttccgttcGATCGAGGGTCGTCCCGGAAAAAATTCAACTGGAAAACCATCGTCACGATGTTTCATTTGAGGTGTGACTCCATGTGCTTTGTCGTTTTTTGTTTGGAAATAACGTAATCGGTTCATTCATCGGTTACAGcggggggtgtcaaactcattttttgtcaccgtttccctcagagggctctTATGACTGTGACACAACAAATCAATGGATTATCAAGAGCTCAAGGATAAGTGTTGGTTCAAGTTACTTTGGTAACAACAaaagcttgcaatatctcaacattattgatTAAGTATGACAATTTGTGGTTCGGTCCTTCCCCCCCTCAAGCGGCGTTGTTTTCAGTCATTACATCATCATATGGGGAAAAGAATAATGGCATATGCAGAAGGTCCTCATCAAGGCCTTTAATTTGAGCTGTGACTCGATGTGGTTTAATGCACATCGCTTTTGGAACTTATTCAGAGATAAAGTAGGAAGTGAATGTGTTTGTCGCAATTTTGAAACCAACGAAGAACGTTTGAGCCATCATTCCGAAAAGTATGTTTTGTGCAAACACAAagcatcatgttttttttcttcagcctgAGTCACGTTAGCGGGAATtgtgaacagttccaaatacaagtcagtgttagcacaagaaaaaaaatcgaaaggggggggaaaaaaagccgaCTGGAACATCCGAACTCTATTTGGGGTTAAGCAGAGGCTCTTTAAATGGCCgctggtgtgtgctgactcccatttaacatgggtttgaaagtgattggttaattctcaaCACAGACACATCCcagttacaagagggtgtgtacacttgtgcaaccacatcattTCCGctcatttttacttcccctctggattaaaacaattttgtccaACTGAAGTGCACATGTTAAGTGTCACATGAATGGCAGAAAAAGacctttttatatcacaaacacGATGGTgcttgaacaagggtgtgtagacttttttttgtttgttttttttacaaagcccaattccaatgaagttgggacgttgtataaaacctaaatggaaaaaaaaaccatctacTAATGGTTGtccgtccatttttttttttttttttactcttcccTTTCTTTGACTTTCGTGTTGCGTTTCccctgaaaatgtccaaatggtGCTCCCAGATTCTCAGCAGGCCGCAAACAACACTGCGACGTATTGTGTTGCGttcacgcgcgcgcgcacaaacGCTCACCAGTCACGCAGGAGATCAAAATGCGGAGATAAACTCCCCCTCAGGTGGAGAACAAACGCTCAGCTGACTCAAGTgacgtctcacacacacacacacacacacacacacacacaaaccagtgGTGGGTAGTAGAACCAAGTAGAAATACTTAGTTACTGTATttacggtacagaaaatggatggatggatttttcagGTGTTTAtacttttgaaactttttgtccctccatttaaaaatgatgtgtactttttactcatcAATAAAGGCCTTTTACTTACAACATTAGAatatcacaaaagcaaaaacataaataaatacaagatatatcatttattgttattattattttattatttttataattgaatttaaaacTTGATGACTGTTTTAGAtatgttaagattttttttatagataCTAGATAAATGCAACATACATAACTTAATAATAAGTGCccatttgtatatttatatttataaatttgtttttaaatattagtaatacaataaaaatgccaCTTAAAAGCAAAATATGTTCTTGTTTcatatacattatgaatataaaaagtaaaatttataAAATACCACACACAgatgaataatgaaataaaaaagttgCGCGTAATAAAGCTGTGGAAATgttaaactatattaaatgttgattgttttgatcaattacagtaaaagcttGCCTTGGTCCCCCAAATGACTAACTCTGAAAGGAAAACATGACGTCATTGAGTCGCTCAgtggcaaatttaaaaaaacgaccGGTACGATACTCATATTGTGCGCAAGGTGGCGCCAATGTACAACAGAAACGATTCAAGCCCTCAGAGTTTGGACTGGAGGGAaaacttgtttgttttgaggAAACTTTTTGCCCCGAGTTGACATTTACGTTGCTTTAAATTGACGAAACGGTCAACGAAAGTGGAATGATCTGCGTGTAATCAACAGCTTGTGGTGggagtacaaacaaaaaaaaagaacaattagcGAAAGTCAAGTCGAGTGACCgactttcaagaaaaaaaaataaaagccttttttttgttaggttttttttggggggggggggttaatagAGGAGCAGTTTTAAAGTGGACACGGAGAGGGAGACGAGAGCGAGGAGGAGGGGATTGGACGGAGGAGCCCAAACTCTGCCCGCACGTCCGTCCGTTTATGCAAATCCGCCCCGAGCCCGAATAAGGACAGGGAGGAATGAAACATGGTGGCGGAGGGAGCAGGCCAACATGGAGGCGAGAGGACCGTGagagcgccgccgccgccgccgccgccgccgccaccaccaccgccgccgcctgCTTTGTAAAGCCCAAACTTTGCGCTTTTCTACCGCGGGGCCGCGATGCGGTGAAGGGGAGCGACTGGCTGGCCTTCCCGGGGACAGAGTGAGACGAggcggcgacgacgacgacgacgacgaaggAAGGGAAGGAGCAACGGGGCTGGAGCCCGCCGCGATGCCGTGGCCGGGCGGAGGCGGCGGCAAGCGGCGAGAGAGCTCCGAGCTCCCGCTGCCCGCCGGGTGGGAGGAAGCCCGAGACTACGACGGGAGGGTGTTCTTCATCGACCACAACACCCGGCAAACTTCCTGGATAGACCCGAGAGATAGGTGAGACATTTGCACCGTTtgctttgtttgctttgttgcTTTGTTGCTTTTCAACAAGCAATCGCACAAGGTGATGCTTTGGGCATTTCTCAACGAATTTGCACAGATttaaacatcatcatcatcatcatcatcatcatcacgcaGCCTACTCAGCTGTCCGTCTTGTCTTTTCCtaaaagtgacattttaaatgttggttGTGTTTccactcgcattcacacatTCCCCTgttatgtatgcatgtgtgtgtgtgctttttttgtttgtttgtttgtttatgacCTCCAGTGACCTGCAGCATTCCAGCATCtctattgccccccccccccccattctccTATTCTTTATTCCTCTCCAATCCAGCAAAACGCGTGTGTGACTGTCACTTTTTGGTGTGTTTGCGTGCGGCCGCCTGAACTTCAACTCCCAGAAACCAGGCGAAACTATGCCAGGAATGCTGCTAAAGTTGGGCCGCTGGGAAAAGCGGCGAAGAGGATGCGCGCCTCCGCCGGggactcactttttttttttttttttttaaaaggagacacattatgctttttcttttcacgATTGAAAACAATTCCCAGTGGTCCTAAACGCGCGTCTCGGGGCACAAAGGCCCAAGGATCGAGGACGACGATCCACTTTTGACCCTATTCCTTCTTTTGCTGAAATGACCCCCATTTTGAGGAGGCGGTCCCGTCTTTGCGAACTCGGCGGACGAATCGATTGCATGCCGCTGATCGTTACATTCGACAAAACTCAACGCAGCTCAGATTCGCCTTTGACTGACGCGATAGTGTTTGGGACGGTTTGAAAGTGACTCCGAATCTTCGCCCGGCCTAGCTGATCACGTCACGGGCGGAGAAATTAGATGTGTGGGCGGTGTTCTGCAAATGAGCTGCGCTGTTACGAGGCAGATCGCAAAACTATTTACTGGGCCCCGCCCCTTTTTTTCGCATACACAAGCGAGCTTGAATCCGCTCCGAGCGCGACCGATCTTGTTGCGGCTGATTCAAACGAAGGGAATGCAGAAGCAGCGCATCATCCAGACTCGGAAAACCTCAACAGTTTTTGCTCCTTCGTCATTTTTTTGGGACTGTTTGTCTAGTGATTCATAGATGATCTCCAGCAGAGGAATGCCCCCTGTGTCACAACCCCTTTTGCTGATGTTTCACTAAATCACAGTTCAAaagaatacataaatacaaca is part of the Phyllopteryx taeniolatus isolate TA_2022b chromosome 7, UOR_Ptae_1.2, whole genome shotgun sequence genome and harbors:
- the LOC133481324 gene encoding putative claudin-24, with the translated sequence MDECARALELLGMLLYAGAWLCVLGAAVTPRWLSMSTSLLPVESYELGLWETCVVQDTGGMECRAYDSLLGLSPDLKLGRVLTCASLALGALGFLVAIPGLSLVNGCEEDGAKRTLGTAGGLMGMLSGVLCLIPVSYVAHLAVVRFFDDTLPDVVPRWEFGDSLFCGWAGGFLLVVAGLLLVLGSRSAARAPPLPAGPQRRYQVMNTVLARAEYV